The following proteins are co-located in the Canis aureus isolate CA01 chromosome X, VMU_Caureus_v.1.0, whole genome shotgun sequence genome:
- the USP26 gene encoding ubiquitin carboxyl-terminal hydrolase 26, producing MATLMVHGFVQIWSKKKGISSSREAYIETVEGKKKIRLVVYFTNGEYLTFQLSNNIKNVVLRSYGKKQNHLHLTFQNNNFLFIERLSSKDAKELKMFLDKVHQNNTQPSMRPVKDGGIFASMTTPKEINKNSFHRACKKPGSGSFETREGSGTPDLQKMPLFTSKSSRLSWKDLPESGDGKKKKMLSSGSEMSGKIPKKSNSVRKKKSQTNPLRYVSHDEKKKLRLKLLKKNQKLEFEPLLKSISPGEPYLDGKSLLQMLSEKIYLTFLLEPRYNADDPEWDKLKMTFNFYPEKLWQGLPNLGNTCYMNAVLQSLFSIPSFADDLFSQDFPWGKIPLDALRMCLAQLFVLKNIYNIKIKERLLVNIKKAISTVAEIFSGNIQNDAHEFLGHFLDQMKENMGKINTLWKMKIESEQDNSAQQVFAGSATTRVLICPIITNFEFELLRSIICQACGQVILKTEVSNYLSINLPRGMKALPLSIQSAFDLFFGAEELEYRCEKCQHRSSVAVHKFSRLPRVLIVHLKRYIFNEFWSLRKDDQEVVISKYLKLSSHCNESTKPPFPVSKNAHNRDFQILKLFQKMSAGTICPSAASSKLASASSDSPVPHAGPDKGSEPQKCQIFYDGSSRVQQKKDLGKSSEQNITESKLLNLGNGALIEKELFAAGLMMDLEAVSPSLIHDKDGKPTSSPEIRLAEACLQEASENLKQKKYDKTDMFVDFESVAKILEDFFEGKKPRISKKTEFQKAAERRQQHEAMRIYEQGLQQALLQILLKPDAQWYMQNLRRPTNLGPQQARVNSQGASCSTKNPGNKKVLDTEKTEIKAKKSKRNAKVNDRYAYRLIGVVSHLGKTPNSGHYISDAYDFERQVWFTYNDLQVSSIQEALMQEARLCTGYIFFYMHNEIFEELLKREENSQSPSTETGEIPQEK from the coding sequence ATGGCTACTCTAATGGTACATGGTTTTGTTCAAATATGGAGCAAGAAGAAGGGGATATCTAGCTCCAGAGAAGCATACATTGAAAcagtggaaggaaagaagaagattAGACTGGTGGTCTATTTCACCAATGGAGAATATCTAACTTTTCAGCTaagtaataatattaaaaatgtggtCCTTAGATCctatggaaaaaagcaaaatcacCTGCACTTAACTTTCCAAAATAATAACTTCTTGTTTATTGAAAGATTATCTTCCAAAGATGCTAAAGAGTTGAAGATGTTCCTGGATAAAGTCCATCAAAATAATACTCAGCCATCCATGAGACCTGTTAAGGATGGAGGTATCTTTGCCAGCATGACAACACcaaaggaaattaacaaaaaCTCCTTCCACAGAGCGTGCAAGAAGCCAGGTAGTGGATCTTTTGAGACAAGAGAAGGAAGTGGAACACCTGACCTTCAGAAGATGCCTTTGTTTACATCAAAGTCATCAAGACTTAGTTGGAAAGATTTACCAGAGAGTGGagatgggaagaagaaaaagatgctaTCATCTGGCTCAGAGATGAGTGGGAAAATACCGAAAAAGAGTAACTctgtaagaaagaagaaatcccaGACAAACCCCTTGAGGTATGTAAGTCATGACGAGAAGAAAAAACTGAggttaaaacttttaaaaaagaatcagaaattagAATTTGAGCCCTTACTCAAGTCCATTTCTCCTGGAGAGCCTTACCTAGATGGCAAAAGTCTTCTTCAGATGCTctctgagaaaatatatttgacatttctGTTGGAACCAAGGTATAATGCAGATGACCCAGAGTGGGACAAACTCAAGATGACCTTCAACTTCTACCCAGAGAAACTATGGCAAGGCCTCCCCAATTTGGGAAACACCTGTTACATGAATGCTGttttacagtctttattttcCATTCCATCATTTGCTGATGATTTATTCAGCCAGGATTTCCCGTGGGGTAAAATTCCCCTTGATGCTCTTAGGATGTGCTTGGCACAActgtttgttttgaaaaatatttataacataaaaatcAAGGAGAGGTTACttgtaaatattaaaaaggcCATTTCAACAGTTGCAGAGATATTCTCTGGCAATATACAAAATGATGCTCATGAGTTTTTAGGTCACTTTTTGGATCAGATGAAAGAGAACATGGGGAAAATAAACAcactttggaaaatgaaaattgaatcTGAGCAGGACAATTCAGCTCAACAGGTCTTTGCTGGCAGTGCTACCACCAGAGTACTCATTTGTCCCATCATCACTAATTTTGAGTTTGAGTTGCTGCGCTCTATTATTTGTCAAGCATGTGGTCAGGTAATTTTGAAGACGGAAGTGAGTAATTATCTATCCATCAATCTACCCCGGGGAATGAAAGCACTTCCTTTGTCTATTCAGTCAGCCTTTGATCTCTTCTTTGGAGCAGAAGAACTTGAGTACAGATGTGAGAAATGTCAGCACAGGAGTTCTGTTGCAGTGCACAAATTCAGTAGGCTCCCCAGGGTTCTTATTGTTCACCTGAAACGTTATATCTTCAACGAGTTTTGGTCGCTAAGGAAGGATGATCAGGAAGTTGTTATTTCCAAGTATCTAAAGTTATCATCTCATTGTAATGAAAGTACGAAACCACCTTTTCCCGTGAGCAAGAATGCGCATAATAGGGACTTCCAAATCCTAAAACTCTTTCAGAAGATGAGTGCTGGCACCATCTGTCCATCAGCAGCTTCATCAAAGTTGGCCTCGGCATCCAGTGATTCCCCAGTTCCGCATGCTGGACCAGACAAAGGGTCTGAACCACAGAAATGCCAGATTTTCTATGACGGGTCCAGCAGAGTACAACAGAAAAAGGACCTGGGCAAAAGCTCTGAACAGAATATAACAGAGTCCAAATTGCTGAACTTAGGAAATGGAGCACTCATTGAAAAAGAGCTATTTGCTGCTGGCTTAATGATGGATCTGGAAGCAGTGTCCCCTTCTCTGATCCATGACAAAGATGGTAAACCCACCAGTAGTCCAGAAATACGCCTTGCTGAAGCCTGTCTTCAAGAAGCATCTGAAAatctaaagcaaaagaaatacGACAAAACTGACATGTTTGTAGATTTTGAGAGTGTTGCTAAGATCCTTGAAGACTTTTTTGAAGGTAAAAAACccagaatttcaaaaaaaacagaattccaaAAAGCAGCTGAACGGAGACAGCAGCATGAAGCAATGAGGATCTATGAACAAGGCCTTCAGCAGGCACTGCTTCAGATCCTTTTGAAGCCAGATGCTCAGTGGTACATGCAGAACCTCAGGAGACCCACAAACCTAGGTCCCCAGCAGGCCAGAGTAAATTCCCAAGGTGCATCGTGTTCCACTAAAAACCCTGGAAACAAGAAAGTTTTAGATACGGAGAAGACAGAAATTAAAgccaagaaatcaaaaagaaatgcgAAGGTGAATGATCGCTATGCCTATCGGCTCATTGGTGTTGTCAGCCATCTGGGGAAGACCCCAAATTCAGGCCATTATATCAGTGATGCCTATGACTTTGAGAGGCAAGTGTGGTTCACATACAATGATCTCCAGGTATCAAGTATCCAAGAAGCTCTGATGCAGGAGGCCAGACTTTGCACCGGGTACATCTTCTTTTACATGCACAATGAGATATTCGAAGAGCTGTTGAAAAGGGAAGAGAACTCCCAGTCTCCGAGCACAGAAACAGGGGAGATCCCTCAGGAGAAATAA